ATTGTTTCTCAGTTACCTAGTGAGTATATTTGCAAGGTATTAGGAGCATGACGTGTTGGTACTGggcaagagagaaaaaggctGAAAACCAAACAGCAATAAACACTCCCATCCAAAAGAGTGCTTCCTGACAACATTAAGCTGAAAAAACAATCAAATGCAAATACCAATTTTTAATAACCTTCATTCTAGTGGAGTTGGATCTGAGCACAGACTTCCCAATGTGCTTGTCCCTAAATGGAGCAGACAATCTACAATGCCTTTTGGAATTTAAAACATCAATTTTGTGACTCCTAGGCCAGACTAGTCATAACAAGACAATTAATTAACTGGAAGCATTCAGATCATGATCAAAGCAGTATATGAAGCCTTTGCATGCCTCTTTTTGAAATGCTCTGATTAAACACATGCGACTTCTCTGGGAGTGGGTAAGAGCTCCGACCCTCCTGCAATGCTGCAGCTACCAAATAGCACCAAAGAAGTGGTGTCCCTGCAAGGCAGGTTATCTTCACCATCAAACACTTCCACCTTTCCCCAGATCCTGCCCAACACAGgcaaatcattaaaaaatgcaaaaataaactcAAACAGCAATGtgatatgaaaattattttcatgagaTACAGTTCACCTATCTGATGAATCATGAATACAAACAATTGAACAGCAACAAATAGATATCATATTAAAGGGGTAGAAAGCGTTCATATAGCTCAtgcctttctctctttttctacagaaaacCTAAATATTTACTATTTTGGTGTCCAAGAATCACACATAAACTTTGATGCACATCCATACGTACTGTCTTAATCAACATAAATTATGCAAATATGTAAAAACTTTAAGCACTTCACTTTGAGTGCTCGAGTTAGGCACATATGTATGCCCCAAATGTCTGAAGATCCACATGAAATAAATGCCATGTTTGGTCATGTAATCAGATAAATTGCATATTTCTTGAGCTCCTGACCAGCTGGACTGCATTTAGCCAGTGGGTCTCCTCTGTACAAGCCTATGCCTAGAAGGACTTAGATGAGTTTTCCACCACACAAAATTAAGACTTACAGATGGAAATCCCTGTAGGACTGAAGCTTAATCTACCTTCCCAGGAAGCACTGCTGCATTCCAGGCCTCTGAATATCTTTTAGCAGCTGCTGTTGAAAAATTAACTATGACACAGTGGGATGAAGACACATATTCATGTCCAGTCCCAGTGCAGGGATTCATGGTCTTGGCAGACTGTGAGTCTCAGATGAGAGCTCCTCTGCTTCCAAAAGGCTCTGGCCCAAGTCTCAGGCTGATGAGCCATTTCTCTGACCCAAACCCACTTGTATGTGGAAGCATAATAAATATAAGAGTAGCAGAACTTTCCCACTGGAAAGTAAGAAATTCAACTTCCTCATGGTAGATTAGTTCTTCTTCCTTCCAGTCTCATTAAAAGGTCATTATTATAAGAGTTTAAGGTAATTTAAGcacttttaaagcattttttcaagTGAACTggtcattatttttttcttgcaattaAAATGAATTGAGAGATTTATGGCAGGTCGCAACACCTTTCACACCTTATGCTGGAGAGTCAGGTTTCATGGATATTTGACTTCAGCCAAGTAGAGGGTGGCAAAAGTCTAAATCTCAGCAAAGGGGAAGATTAATGTGGGTACCCTGGAACACCTGCTGCTGAAGCCATTTGTGCTTGGGTCACTCTCCTGCCTACTCTGAAGATGGTGTGAACTGTCCTCTTGCCCTTTGCAGAATCAGGCCCTTAATGAACAAGATTAATAGGAGCAAGTCTGCCATTGGTTGTGTGCTGCTGTCCTCAGCATGTCAGAGGGCAGGCCAAGGGCTGAATTACAGCTACCCAGGGACTCCAAAATACGAGAAGAAATCAAACTGACGGATAGACTCTGGAAATTAAAGCATACTGTATCTGAGAGAAATCAATACAGAAATCAGAAAGATGCATGTTTCCAGTTACTTGCAGCCTGAAACAGTCCAAATCCTGCAGTCCAAATGTttcattaaaacatttctttgccTAGTCCAGATAAAGGATTCCTGTCACTTTGACCACTGGCAATATACTTGTGTAATGCTTATTCCAGAGAAATTTAGATTTCTCAGAGACGCACAAGGAGTAAGAACTCACACAAGGAGGAAAATATTGATGTGACAACATGGGCTTAGATTTAAATTCTGGCAAATAGTTCAACTCTGTAGACCATAGCTATGTAagaacagacttttttttttttttttttgcacagagATAAGAGAGGGAATTAAATGCTTCCCATATGCCAAATAAAACCCTGAAGAAGCAATTCCTTCATTCTTCACTGCGAGTCAATAACCACTGTAGTGGATGAGTTTTCCTCATTATGAGGCATTTTGATGCTTGTACAGAAGATGGAGTTCTCCTTACTATTCTGCATCTCTTcaaatgtgctgcttttccaaCAATCTCATCTCTGCCAGCCGTTGGCTCCTTTTTGAAGAGTGTTAGCCTCAACATTGCTGGGTACAGACTGGAAACATACAATTTAAAAGCTTAAAAACTAGAAGGTAAACCACCTAATTCTAtgatgatgatggatgatgatgatgatgatgatgatgattattattattattattatttttcatcatttttaagCAATCTCCTGTGTTTTCTGGATCTCAGGATGACTAGAGAGGTTAGACAAATCTGTACAGTATTGTGCCTTCTAACTGTGATTGAATTTTTCTGCTGTAATGAGGCAGAAAAGTCAACCTAGATCTCGGACTACTACACACTGCTATTACTCTAAATAGATTTGCTGAGTTTTCATTTCCTCGGAAAGAAAATCTTATATGGCTTCGCCATCATTCTGCTTGGAGATCCGACTGTAATAGTTAGCTACATTCCACCTTGAACTGTTATTAATATTCCTCATATGTAATTAAAGCCTCTAATTCTACACAGAGATATCCTGACAAACAAGCAGCTGtctgtcttttttatttcattgtggTTCTTGAACTCTTGGCTCAGGTTATGTGTTTCTGGAATGTCAGATAAGGAATTTACTTTTCCGTCCATCAGTTTACACTCTGCGTGCAGTTTGATGGCATCTTGCTAATACAGCCTGGTTGCACTGTAATTCACCTTATAATCCATTGTATCAACACTGACTGTTCAATGTGTGACTTCCTAACAAGGTGGCTGGTGCCTCTTAGGTGCTAGGTTGCCTTGGGAGagtggtattttaaaatgtatgtcCAGCATCAAAACTACCCAGCCTGGAGTTCCCAACTGTCATAATTAGATATAACTTCCTTCactaaaaaaaagcaaaacaaatgctCTACTCAGGCAAAAAGATGTCcataggacaagaggaaatatCCTCAAGTTGTTCCAGAGAAtgtttagactggatattaggaaataCTTATTCACTGACAGGGTTGCCAAGCGCTGGACtgaactgcccagggaagtggttgagccaccatctctggaggtatttaaaacaTGTTTGGATGTGCTGCTTAGGGACAAGGTTTTGTGGtggatgtggcagtgctgggttggactcaatgatctaGAAGTTCTTTTCCAACAATTCTACGATTCTATGATCCCACATTTCAAATCTCGTATGAGCTGTTGAGTTGCACAAAAagcctgtgctgcctccagaTATGCTGCATGAGTCAGTAGGGCACTGCTGGCTTCTCTTTTGGGCACTTTCAGGTTGGATTCtgttaattattttacttatttctttTGATACCTCAGAAACAGCAGGGAACGGGATTAGCACATGACAGGCCGGACTGCTGGCTTCAGGACTGGAGGCTCTGGATGCTGGAATTCTTCCCACCTACCATTGATCCATGCACATCTGACCACGCCTCATGCATCCCCTACTCTACCTGCAGATACCATGGGGATATTGGGATTTTTACAGAGCTCTTTGAAGGTGAAGGTCATACAAGAACAGACAGGACAATATCTAAGATAGGCACGTGCTGCTGGTTGATGCACATTTACAAACCGAGGATGAGTTCACAGGTACTGCTGCCAGTTTTTGGTCCAAATTATGCCACATTAAATTCACAGCAAGTCAACAGGTAAGACAGCTGAAAGTTTGGTGAAATAAGAGCTAAAATAGTGGTAGATTTCAGCAGAGGTCCTCACACAGGTGGAAGTGAAGTGCCTGTGAAGTGTCACTTGCAGGAGACCTGCTGGCAACTCACAGGGAACTCTGCTGGACCTCAGAAACCCAGGAAAATTATGCCTCTTGGCAAACGCCCTCTGCTGTCACTATCAACAAGGGATTTTCCTACACAGTGCACTCACTATTCAGTTTGCCAAGTTGCCTGTAATAGATGAGAGACCTCAACCACAATGTTTAATGAAATAGtgcaggaaatatttcagtctgatatgcagaatgaaaggaaaactgaaattcattGTCTAAAACAGTatctaaaatacaaattttgttttctgatccCAGACTGTCCAGTTTCTCAATGACATCTGCTcatgcagacagcagcaggcacaTGCAATCTCACTGCCTTCAGCTTAGTCATGGATGTAGGAATTTGTTCCTGCAGTTAGAGACAATGTGGACTTTTGCCTTGACCTTCTCCATAAAAGAAAGTTTGGAAACCAGGAAAATTGTCATCAATGGAACCAAACTAGAAAATAACCTGAATATCAAACTTGAGCTTCAGTGTTACCTTGATACACCAGTGAGTGTTTGCAGTCAGTCATCTACTAGTAAATTAATCTATTGTTGTTTAGATATTACCAAGAATGAACGGGCAGCTCTCActaaccaagaaaaaaaaaagaaattaaaaacgaaggaaaaagaagaataataCATAGTTTTGTTTACATGTGGCACTTAGGATGCTCCAACAATCCATGGGGCAAcctcttggggaaaaaaagttaactGCTGTGTGTAgtattttgtattctttttaCACTCACTAAGCAATGCACTCACAGTAAACCCACACATACAGGTATGTGATGTGATTGATGTGATGTGAtttgatgtgatgtgatgtgatgtgatgtgatgtgatatGATATAATGTGATATGATGTGATATGGTTGGAGATCTCAGCTGGTAATAAGTGTGGATTGGTAACCCAAAGTTCTCCATGAGGCAGCCTCCATCTGCATGTGGGATGGCAGGGCACTCTGACCCATCTGCCACCAGAGTGCACATCTGCTGTCTGACAAGGTGGAGGCAGGTACTTGATGGGTACTCAAAGTTCTACCAAAGTGAAAAACTTTCACTGGAGTCAAATTCAAgccaaaataaatgaaatcatTTTTCATCTGGAAGCTAAGAATCTTACCTACTTTTGGTCTACTGAACAGCACACACGTGTGTAAGTACTGCATAGGCCAGGCAAGGTGGGGTAGATAAAATACGTTGCCAAAGTGCTCTAGTTCTGCCCCCTTCACAGAGTCTGTAAGGCTCTTGATATAATTTCTGCTTGCAGGAATCCTGAAGTCTAAATCAGAAAGATCAGTTCTATTTCTTCCTTATGCCCAACCCTCGGCCACATCAGCTGAGACAGATTTATTTTGGAGATGACACTGAGCGTCAGATATAAAAGTGACCACTGTCAGGGTAGTCAACACAGAGCTGTGATCTGCTGGCATAAAAAAATCTGCCTTATTTCATGGATTTGGTTTGGTGTCCCCATTGTGTCACGACACTTCCTGTATCTGCCACAGCTGGAACTGGACAGGTGATGATTTCCAAAGgcacagtgctgctcctgccacatctgcagcagtgctctgcaggaGGATGAAAAAACTACACATGGCGGGGAAGAAAAGAAGCCTAAAGGGACATTTGGGGAACAGATGACCTGGAGGCGTGCGAGTGTCACAGCCTGTGTGAGAAAAGCTGTCCACTGGTGCCATCTTGTGGGTCCAGGGCTGCTGCCCGTTCCAAAGAGGCAGAGCTCACTCCACCCTGGTCCAAACTCCCTGACTTAAAGTCTGGGTCTCTTCTTAGTGTAATTTAATGTGCTTCATTTTACTAAGAGCAGACGTCTTTCATCTTAATGAAGTACCAACCCTAAACCTTGAATTTCGCTTAAGCAGCATGCATTACAACCCTGTACAAGTAAACAGGAGTCAGAGTAAGCAGCAACTATCAAAATCAATGAGTTTCATGAAACTTATCAGGCCACCATTTATACCTctgctcagaaattatttttgtctttattaatATCCAGGCCTACACAGTGCAAAATGCAGAACTTGGAACGGAACATGAttgaatggaaatatttcagcacaAAAGACAACTCATATGAAGATACAAGTTGATCAGATAACAGAAGTATGAGAAAAAGTAGATTTATAGGTATTATCCTGACATAAGGGGCCTCTACTCTCTTTTTGCCTAAATTTAGTTCTTCCCCAGAAAGACAGTGTAAAATTACCGAGACTTTCAGCTACATTCCCATTTAGAAAAAGAGCTGAAGAAGtgcaattttatttataaagttatgattcctaaaaaaaatggcaaagctATGTTTTTTAGGTCAGTACAGAACTGCTGGATAAAAGTGTAGCTCCTCATATTCATGGGGGAAGAACTGTACAAaacttaatgaaaaattaatcaaaaccaCAATTCTTTACTAACTCTCTCATGGTCTAATTAATCCACTGCCAACAGTAAAATGTGCACCTGGCAGTCCTACAACACATGTCAGGGTCTGTGCTAAAATATGTTAATTTAAGTGATTAAGGATTAAAAACTTGGTCAACAGGTGCATCCTTATGTGGGCTCTATCATTCATCCTGGCATTCActcagaaaatgtcattttataaAGAACATAGGTAAAAAAAGCAGACAGTAGCTTCACACAGTTAGCAAATCTCTTCCCTTTCTAATTTAGGGATGCAGCAACCATGGTACAACATCACCTAAATTCTGATTGGAGATACGCATAAAACTTCCAATGAGTGTTGTCACAATGAGATCTTTGATGACCACCAACAGACAATTCTTAAACATACCAGCTTGAAACTACAGTAATTCCTTTGATTAGCATCATGGAGAATAGAATGTCTTCTGCAGTTGCTGGATTTCTTCAATAGGCAATGACTATTTATCACTAATTTTGAAAGGAACAAAACTAGGccaatataatattttaaacgTTCCTCTTCATGTGTTTGTGTGATATCTTAAAGGAAAAGCTATGTAGAAAAGAAGAGTTCCTGTGCTGGAAAGTATTGCTGGATAACAAAGGCTGTTTACGTGACAGGTAAGCCTAGCTGTTAGCATGCTGTAATGCATAACCATTGTTGTACATGTAATTATTGTAACTGGTCCAGTCATCTGCACCCTGATATTCTTGATTAGACTGAATGTAGGGATgataaattgtttcttttcccaAGAAATAAGATGGAGCAAGTCTCTTTAAAACAACTGCACTGAACTGGTATGTCAGCTTCCTACGGATCTTAATGATTTCACCGGTTCTTCCATAATTCCTCAGTGCTCTGGCCATTTTCTGATAAGTCATGATCTTGCggtttccctttctttctccccacagtTCGGCAAGTTTCTCCTTGTTTTTGGAGACAAACTGGAAGACACCATTTGGCTTATCCACCCATTGGATGCAGTTTGCCATAGCTGGATCATACAGAGATTCATGGAGATATTCAAATAGTCGAAGCTTTTTTCTACCTATAAAGAAATAGATCACAAAAGGTCAGAACAGAACTCATGCTTGTTTTAAAAGATGAgcacttctctttttcctggaaACGATCTTATGGGCAAAAGCATAGCTAGGCCTGGTACACTGTCCCAAATTAAAAGATCAGTATAAACTGTTCAGTGGAAGAGCAGCCATAGCAAATGGGATCATAGAGATGTGAgcaacacagaatcacaggatagtctgagtgggaagggacccagaAGTGAGTATTAAGTGAATAGCTCATACAGGGTTTAAATCCACAACCTTGACATTATCAGCAGCATGCTCTAGTTCTGAAGGGTGTACAGATCTGTGGTGACAGAAAGGGATTTCGTCATTAGACTTTCAAGAGCAGGTTTTGTGGGGATCATGATCTGGTGACTTCACTGTGTGGTAGGTCTCAGAAGCATCTGTCTTCAGACACATGCTGTGCAGATGCACACTCAAAGAACTCACAGTAGGAAATTACATCCTCAGACAGGGCAGGAAAGAGGTTCTGGAGAGCCAAGATGAATGTTTTTGAACAagtgttttccctgtttttgcAAAACTCAGAGATTTTGAGATGGATCAGTTTTGTCAGGTTTGTTTCAGGAATGTTTTGGGGATGCAAGGAAGTCTCTGATATAAGAAAAGGTAAGTGGGTGAGCAGGAAAGCTGTTTAATTTTAACCAGAAACCTCATGTAGTCAAGAAGGAGATAGATCTTCTGGTACCCTGTGATATTGTAAAAACCTGCAGAAGTGCCAGCTTGCATTCCCTTGAAGAATAAAGCAAGCTTGGTACTGGAATATTTGCCAGTTAACTAAGTGTTTCTCTCCACAAGCTCAGTTCTCAAACATCAGTTTCCTACTGAGGCTTCTTCAGTTTCACTTAGATTTTGTGGATTCTTCTCTATGAAGTATTTCTAGTTCCCTTCCCAAAGCCAAGGGTGATCAAGAAACTGCTGTAAGGAGGAAGAATTGAAGATTATCAGACAAAGaggaacatttttcaaaagagaGAATCTATGCAGAAGAACATCTTCCACTTTAACCAAAGTGGAAATAAACAGCTGTACCTAAAGTTCATGAAGTCTTGTCTTGTGTGGCTATTTTAAACTGGGAACGGTGGAAAAGTGACAGTTGCTAAGGAACACTGAGGTCAAGCCAAGACATCTGTCAGGGATGACAGTAACTCTGTATCTCGTGATAAGGAAACAGGAGAGAAGTAAAAGTTGGCCTGGGAAGAAGAAGAGCCTGAAATCAGAGGTACTTtccaaaaaattaataaagtttCATTATCTAAATAAAAATTGGCTTGTGACTGGAAGCACATATTCTACTAGAAACGCATATAGATTACTAAGAAGCTTAAAATGAAACCGATGAAGGACACCGCCTTGTCACAGTGAACACTTCTTAGTATATGATCTCCTTAGGTCCCCTCCAACCTGAAAATCCACAGACTACTGTGGACtaaatttctgctggaaaagggTAGTGTAGCCatgtctgcagcagcacctgattTAGTGCTGTTTGGCCTCTTAGTTCAGCTGTCATTTCTGCCCAAGTTTTTATTTCTAGACACATGACCTTTAGCTGATGTCTTTGTTGGAGAGGGCTTATTTGCTCTTTACTGTTTATGCAGCTGTGTTTCCAGAGCCCAGATGTTATCCCCGAAGTGCTACACGCTAGTTTGAGATGGGGTCAGTTAAAACTACTGTATCTCATTGCATAAGCCAGTAATGTTAATTTTCAGGCCCTAAACATCACTATAAGCCAGCAGGTGAGTGCCTGCAGGTTTATTACGTGTTGATTGAAGAAAAGCAGGTTCCTCCAGAAGGTGTTTCAGAGCATCTGCATTAGATTTCAGTGCTGAATTGTCCTGAAGCCGCCTAATTGTCTCAGGGAAAATGCATCTAATTCAATTCTGAAGTACCTCCCTTGGGCACCTCCATTCCGCTAAGCATTACTCCAGATCATGCAATGGTTTTGTCATGAATGAATTGGACTCTTTTCAGAGGAAACCTATCTCAAAATATGCTTTCCAAAAGCGTATCTAAGTCAGTGTACCCTTCAGAACTCGAGACCAGCCTAAAGATGGCCCTAAACAAAATTTTTTGAAACACTTTAAACATGGGATTTAGGCTGTCAGTGCTGATAGTTTCATCTACAGATCTATTCCTAAAAAGCCACACTTCTTGCTAGTGTACAGAAAACCTCTTATATCTCAACAAGAAACTAGGaggatgaaattaatttagtgTAGTGGAAATAGTCCCTCAAATCGCAGTTTCTGGCACAAAAGAAGTTTCATGGATACAAAGAAATCTGTAAGAGGACACAAATAACCTTGTAAGAATAGTTAGTCACTCTGCAATATGTGCAGGTTgtcttctggggaaaaaaaaaaaaaaaaatagatccaTGACAGTGTAAAAGAAATAGGAACCAGGAAACTAAGTTTAATGGAGCAGTAATAACTGAAGGTCAAATGAGATACTGACATGTAAAATTCCCCGGTGCAACACTGGGTAAGACTTGGAAAAGCAACATTTCTGGCTTTGAAAAGTTTTCATTTGCAATGGTGAATTTCAGATATCTGAAGCAGAAGACTGAGAAAGAGAGGCTACTCTTCCCACCATCCCAAAGAGTCTATGGTAGCAATagtagtagcagcagcagcagcagcagccgcagcagTAGCAGTAGTAGAAGTAGTAGCAGTAGTAGAagtagtagcagtagtagtagtagtagtagtagcagcagcagcagcagcaggagcagtgatTAAGCAACAGAGACCACAGTGCTCAACATCAATGGGCAGAGACAGCACCAACAACTGACACCATGTGGTTAAAGCTGAGAAAAGGGGATTTCAAAAAAGCAGCTAAATCAGGAAGCTACTTTAAAAGGCCTCATGGTCAAAAATAGGTACAACAGCTCAGAGTTGAAGCTGTGAAAATCTCATACAGCACTCAGAAAGGATGCTGAGTCCATCCCTgccaaaaacccaaataatgaatgcaataaaaaaatgaagtacTGCAATGACAATGTCCCATGATCAATTCTTTGCAAAATAGATATCAATTCAAGTAAAGTCAAacagaaggagcagaaaagtAGCCATAAAAATGCACACTGGAAGTGACAAAAACTGAAAGGTGATTTGAAAAGTAAACTAAGAAAGGCATAAAATCAGGTGTGCAAAAATATTCATGTATGTAATAAACCTTCAAGAAAATCACTGCTTGTTGGGCCACATAAAATAAGTTGTGTAAGTGGATAAAGATGTTATTGAGAACTAAATTTACTTCTCTGCATCAGACTTTATCCTAAATTATTTGAAGTGAAACATAtctctggtttggttttccaTGTGCTAAACAAGGAtggaataatttaataataGATTTATCACACAATATTTTGCAGATGGAAATTGATCACTAGCAGTTGCATCCTAGTCACTAGTAaatgttcacttttttttttttttttttgctgttgaacattaaaaaaataggaaaaggagaaagcatGATTTgccaagaggttttttttgaagTAACATAAATTACACATCAAGATATGATCTTTTTACAGACCTTTCCCTGCTTTtggctggccagcagcagcgTGCATCACTTGACTTTCTGGAGCATTCTGCAGGGTATGGTAGACAGTCTCATCTGCATAAAAATCCGCTGCACTGTTCTTCAAGAATTAAGACAATGAAAGGTTACTAATAGAGTACATTGTCTGAATAAACTGAAACTTGTGGTAATTAATTGCTTGAAGCCTTCAAAATGCAACTTGTCATCACCTCACCCCTGGAAGACTTTTCTCAACCACGAAGGCACTCAGTGTGGTGTACCAGTAACAAGCAGCACTAATTCATGCCTGGGGCAAGAGGTGCCCACCAAAGGAGAAGCTGAGAGGCAAAACAGCGTGACTGCCTCACTCTGGACCTTCAACCcttctgcagagagcagagcaggagcagctttcaGAGTCAGGAAAAGACAAGGGCTACCTGGATATTAGCCCCTACAGACTCTGTAGATACCATGCTGTGTTGTTGTTAATCTGCTGGTTGAAAACGGGTTCTCATGGAATCTGTTTCTCTGAAATTATCTCTCCTGCAATATTCATTTTCCATCACTCCTGGAGACCACACTCCCAGTGCTTTTAAGAATGCCTATGGACTCTTGTCACTGAAACTGTGCTCAAATAATGCTGTTCTTTCCAGAACTTTAGAATAAACTGCTGTTGGAGAAAACAAAGTAACGGTTCTTTTTCACAGTGGCAGAAGCCAGGGTTGGAATCAGTTGTTCTCTGCCTGTTCCCAGGTAATAGAAagaagcctttttttcctgtaactaATTCCCTAGTTGGTTTGCTTGTTAGTTGTCATATTATGTGATGAACCACAGAAGAGCATCAGAAGCAAACTGCTGACTCCTAAAAagattttgcaaatatttcccAAGGCAGTTTCATCTGAATCATGCCTGGCCAGACTAAATTTCTGTTACTGTTAGCTTAATGGTTAGTACCAGAAATCCCAAATGCGCAATCAGTTTTCCAGTTATGTGTGACTATTCCTAGAAATGAGTTCACTCACAATCACGTTTCTCCAGCTGTACCCTTGCTCCTCTACAGATGGTGCTGCACAGTAACTGGGACTTGCTCGGAGGTGGTGGTGATGGTTGATCACAGACAGGCAGTTTTTATAACCTGGCAATTAGGAGGAGGGATCAAAAAACAAGTGAgtaaaaaagacagaagaaggcaaaaaagaaaaccacaacagCAAATAATTTGACATGGTGCTGGGCCTGTCAAAAAGCATTTATCCTGTGGCTGCCTTCTAGATAATAAAGTGTCCAGTGCCAAGATGTTCCACATCAGCAGGTTATCTAGCAAAATCTGTACTGATGCTGCTGATCACACCCTTGGGTT
This genomic interval from Catharus ustulatus isolate bCatUst1 chromosome 4, bCatUst1.pri.v2, whole genome shotgun sequence contains the following:
- the SPIC gene encoding transcription factor Spi-C — encoded protein: MSLETFDRSFPDHDVLGQAFEDALEVLQQHSDREMQCPPGYKNCLSVINHHHHLRASPSYCAAPSVEEQGYSWRNVINSAADFYADETVYHTLQNAPESQVMHAAAGQPKAGKGRKKLRLFEYLHESLYDPAMANCIQWVDKPNGVFQFVSKNKEKLAELWGERKGNRKIMTYQKMARALRNYGRTGEIIKIRRKLTYQFSAVVLKRLAPSYFLGKETIYHPYIQSNQEYQGADDWTSYNNYMYNNGYALQHANS